The segment GAAAATCTACTATTGAATATTTAGTGTGTCCTATTGAGGAtctaagcatgaataaaggtctggTAGGCCATTCTAACATGTTACAAATggacatatttgaattattcactATATTGACCTACAGTCCTTGGCCAAGTGGCTCTCCACTTCATCTGTTTTGATATGCGGCTCTGGATGAAAGAAGTTTGGATACCTAGCCCAACTCTAGCTGCATCCCTCTGATTTGTCAGAGATCACACGGTATATCTTTTGGTCGTCACACAGTGGGAGGCACTAGCCCACTAGCAGGTATTGAGGCCATAATTGAGTAAGAAAAAATTGTTGGCATTATGCTCCAATGAGCACTGGCCATAGAAACAAATACAACACCAACTTTGGTTCATcttccagatcttattataACTAGTTCACGCCTATTCTGTTCATTGACCAGCATCTAGACTGGGACAAGGGTAGTCTGGTTTTCAACAATTTCAATACAGTTGTCTATTGCAATCGGAGTTCTCTGTGCTTGTAAACATAGTGAGTGGGTGTTTCCCAATTGCCAGGATCCTCAGCTTCAAAACCACTTCAGAGAGATCCACGTCATCACTGCTCTGCCAAGTGGTGTTCCAATTCCCCCAAAGCTCTAACATCCTCCACACTTGACTCCTCCATTTGACTCATTTACCAAGGATGCACCTGCGGATCCTTGGCCactttggagcactgcaaaTTGCCAACAATGCACTGCAACTTTCATTTTCTACAAACTTTATTtaagcagtaaaatacattttaataaaataaagtcattacacagtaaaaaagtaaatactTTTTCTATTTTACCCACAACGCTGCAGACAACACTATTATCAGATGGATTTCAAATCAGGACAATTGCAGGAAATTGAGCAAAATCTTTTCATGAAGAGGATTGAAGATAAAATGTTCatctgaagatgttttaaactgcatatatatatatatttaataatgaACCTACACAATTTGATAACATATTATTCACTTAGCCTTCATTATTCACATGTTCAGTGACTGTTGACCCATAAAGATACTTGACActataaagatattttatttgtataagcATGCATTTATTAAAACTCGGTTTTATCGCGTTTGATCTGGTCACGTGACACAGTGCAATCGCTCTTTCCGGAGTCTGTTTCACATGAGCTCCAAGCGGTGTGAAGAGGACACTTGGGTCAGCTAGCGAGGAGCCAACTCCAGAGGAGTGGTACAAAGTGGTCTTTGGAGTAAGGGTCCTGGGAATTGAGAAACACCGAAGCAGTGCCTTTAATTCTGGCCACAAACTAGATGTAGAGCTTTTGGAGGCTTTTAGATCTCAGACGACAATCGTGTCATTCCGCCAGCTGGGGTCAAGAGGCAGTTTTCTTattgatttcattatattttcaaaATATCCGAAAAGATGATTTATAAAcagcaaaacacaacaaacgGTCAAACTTTAAGGATTTGTTTGTATGCACCTGTGAAATACTAACAAAGCTAGCCACAAACTTAACAGGACATGAATTTGCCAACAGCCGTGGACCACACTAATCTGGAATACACAAACTCCTAATGACAGTTTATACTGACCCTTTTCCAGCTCTTGTAACTCACTTGTGTAGCAGCTTGCGTGACACTAGAGAAAATATGTGCCTGAAAAAAGTCTACCTCCGCCATTCTTTTATCAAAATTAGGTGTACGTAAATCATTTTTGAACAATCAATGAGGCAATCCTGAAGCAATAATTAATGCGGATTCTTTGTTAAATCTGATGTTAAATGCATACATTGTCAAACGCTACATGTCAGAGGGATTCAATCTCAAACTACACGATCTTTACGTTTAGCAAAGGGGTTGAGAGCATGTGATCGCTAACACGGTGCAATCAATATAAACTTACCGTCCAATTTAGTACATCTGACTTGACGTGTCTACAGTATTCACTGTAATTTCACATGGATTCCGTGGATCGTCCGTATTATCACAGTAGCTGTCTTTATCACTCGCTAACACATCGCTCGTCTGGTCTGGCTGCTCTGTTGTTCTGTGGCCGCTGGTGTGGCCCGGCGAAGAAAGGCAGTGTGCACACAGTGCACAGGCGCCCTCTAGTGAGCAGGAGGAGAGTGCGGAAACCACGTCGACCTCAACTCGAAAATAAAAACGAAATGTTTGGAGCATAAATAGTGCTAACTACGTTCGACTCAGGCTTTTGGCGTTAAATGTATGCTTTAAGGACATTTTGCGACATGCCCATGAATTCCACCAAATATACGACGTCATGAATTGGGCGGGTTGCATAGACCTActataaaatgtgttctttattgtctatttattttgtttatttatttggatccCCAAATTGACAGCTGCTCTTCCTGGGGTCATATTTAAATACTAATACAAAACAatttacattatacatttaaaaggtCATAGATCTAGATAATGACTTGAGAATGCTCTTAGAATGCTGTtcatatttaacatattttacattgaATATACAAAATGTATTCCTCCTATCAATTAATCCTCCTATCCTAATCCATTAGACAGCAAATTAGACTTTTCCCCAATTTAAGCTAAACCTCTAACATCCCATAACGGCATTATCTGTCCAGGGGGTATGCTTCATAAATATTCGATTTTATAAGCCTATATATCATTTGCAAATGGACAGTTATTGCCAGTtgtaaacagacattttaagtaGTAGTCAACTAGTAAATGTGCTATAAATTACAGTAGACCTATGTGTTGGCCTATTCTCATCCGAATCTaatggaatatatatatatatatatatatatatatatatatatatatatatatatatatatatatataatggacTAGAAGTGCTAGGGAATAACAGAGTAGAATTGCACACCTAATAATGaatttttttaatgaacacAAATAAAGTCATCTAGCTTTTTAATGTAGTCCATAACGTCTATGCAGAAGCCATGCTGGGTGCTGTTGTATTATAAACTAATTTGTGcttagttttttattattattatttactgtcTTTTCCATGATTGTGTTAGACAAAAATAGTACAAAACTCttaagaaatattttatttatccaCGAATTGTTGACAGAACTGGCACATATGTGTACATATTACAAAGTGTAAACATATAGGCCTAtctatttaaaacatatttacaatggAACAAAAGGGGAGCTCTTGTTCATATATTTTAGTAgaatgtaacatttaattaaagaaCTTAATTAAAGATTAACTGAAAGCAGTAGTAATAAAAAGGATAGCTGTAATTTTATATACAGTGGTGTCAAAGATATGTACATTTGACAGTATTTCTGCCATTGTCTTATACCTCAGCTTCAGACACAGACTTCTCTTTACTCCGACTTAAGATCATTGAGTTTGTGCAGGTGTACGAGCGAGACACCTCCTCCTGAAACGCTGTTTCCAGGACTTTTAAGATTGATTTGCGAACTTTATCCTTGAAATCTTGTCCCATGAACACATACAGCAGTGGGTTTAGGCAACTGTTAAGAAAAGCCAAGCTAGTGGCAATAGGAACCCCAATTGTGATAACATGGTCCAAAGTTTCACTTGGAGGACTGGCCGTGTGATGGACCAACTCAATTAGTGCCATGATGTGGTATGGAGCCCAGCAAAGGAAAAATGTTGTAATAACAGCAGCAATAATTTTAAAAGGACGACTGGACTGGCTAGCCAAACTGCGGTTCTTCCTAAGTCTGTGAATTATGACAGCATAGCAGGAGACAATGACAGTGAAGGGGACAACAAATCCGAGAAGAAAGCGAGTAATGGTCATAGCTTGATGCCGAAATTGTCTGAGCTGGTTGACCGCAGGTGTTTCATAGTCGTCCGAGAAAGCAAAGTTGTTGAAGCAGTTGATTATGTCCTCATTGTGATAGGAACGACCTGTGTCTCTTATGATGAAGTAAGGAGCACTGAGGATCAGAGCCAGCACCCACACCCCTAGACTAACGCAGGATGCTTTTCTCACACTCCTGTAGTTTTGAGCCCAGACTGGCCAGACCACAGACACGCATCTATCCACACTGATGACAACCAGAATATAGACACTggcaaacatgtttaaaaagcttATGGTGCTGTTGAGTTTGCACATAAACTTCCCAAAAGGCCAGTGGAAATCCATGGCTGTGTATGTCACGCTGAGTGGCAGGAAAGCCGTGAAGAGAAAGTCTGCCACAGCCAAATTGAGAAACCAAACCGTATTGATAGTTTCCTTCATCTTGAAGCCAGTCACCCAGATAACCACGCCATTGCCCAATACGCCAAGCACAAAAGCCAAGCAGTAAACGATGAGGGACATGATGTTGAGGGACTGCCTTAGCTCAGCATGCTCGTCCTTGTAGTCATATTCATCTTCATCATACAAAGAGCCGTTCCTCCCAGTGACTTCTGTGGCATTGATGTGGTAAAACGGAGTTGCGGTTATTATATCCATCATTGTTTGAAGAACTGAAAGAAGCACACACAATACATTAGAGACGCCTTTAAGAGAAATACAGTTGATAACTTTAGTTATAAATAGCTCATATTGAAAAACCTTGAAATGAATGCAAAATAACTGTAAAATTAAGAATCAAGTAGGTAAATCGAAGGTAGcctatgtttgatttgtttagCGTAAGTCAAACACCAGCCCACAGAATTGAAAAAAAGTCGGACAAAATTGACCTTAGACTAATGTTAGAAGTTTAATGTTACTACATCTATGGCTGTGTGCACTGCAAGCTGCATGTAATTCGGATCAGTTTGGCGATAAACAGCCCTAGATTATTATGAAATAACTAAGACAGACAACTTCTTGAACTATTAGCTTAATGGCTTTTTTACAAGCAAACACTGGTATATAGGATTACATCAAACAGAGAAACCAAAACGCAGTTGTGCCTGCCTAGAGCTAAGAAAAGTTCACAGTAAAGTAGTTTACCGTGCAGCTCGGAGTTTCCAGACGCTGATGATGGGGCACGCTCCTCCGGGGAGACTGGGAGACTGCACAGCGCCGAGTTGAGGTAGGAGCATTAAATATGTGACGTCAGCGGCTCAGAGGGCGC is part of the Periophthalmus magnuspinnatus isolate fPerMag1 chromosome 16, fPerMag1.2.pri, whole genome shotgun sequence genome and harbors:
- the fpr1 gene encoding chemerin-like receptor 1 yields the protein MMDIITATPFYHINATEVTGRNGSLYDEDEYDYKDEHAELRQSLNIMSLIVYCLAFVLGVLGNGVVIWVTGFKMKETINTVWFLNLAVADFLFTAFLPLSVTYTAMDFHWPFGKFMCKLNSTISFLNMFASVYILVVISVDRCVSVVWPVWAQNYRSVRKASCVSLGVWVLALILSAPYFIIRDTGRSYHNEDIINCFNNFAFSDDYETPAVNQLRQFRHQAMTITRFLLGFVVPFTVIVSCYAVIIHRLRKNRSLASQSSRPFKIIAAVITTFFLCWAPYHIMALIELVHHTASPPSETLDHVITIGVPIATSLAFLNSCLNPLLYVFMGQDFKDKVRKSILKVLETAFQEEVSRSYTCTNSMILSRSKEKSVSEAEV